A single region of the Vicinamibacteria bacterium genome encodes:
- the rpiB gene encoding ribose 5-phosphate isomerase B, which translates to MARRRILTGDDVRALPEGSLLDVTSDTILTDVAREWVERRKIRLVETKADRPAIEPVRLALGSDHAGFELKETLKGYLLEVGAQFQDYGTHSNEPVDYPDFAHAVALAVAVGHARQGIVVDGAGMGSAIVANKVPGVRAAACYDEAGARNAREHNDVNVLTLGSRNTPLENVRKIVAAFLTAEHSEPRHRARVAKIVAVESKYSRPA; encoded by the coding sequence GTGGCCCGGCGCAGGATCCTCACCGGAGATGACGTGCGCGCGCTGCCCGAGGGGAGCCTGCTCGATGTAACCTCGGACACGATCCTCACCGACGTCGCGCGCGAGTGGGTCGAGCGACGCAAGATCCGCCTCGTCGAGACGAAGGCCGATCGGCCGGCGATCGAGCCGGTTCGACTCGCGCTCGGTTCCGACCACGCGGGTTTCGAGCTCAAGGAGACCTTGAAAGGCTACTTGCTCGAGGTCGGAGCGCAATTCCAGGACTACGGAACCCACTCGAACGAGCCCGTCGATTATCCTGATTTCGCCCATGCGGTCGCGCTCGCCGTCGCCGTCGGCCATGCCCGACAGGGCATCGTCGTCGACGGGGCGGGGATGGGCTCGGCGATCGTCGCTAACAAAGTTCCGGGAGTCCGAGCGGCGGCCTGCTACGACGAGGCGGGAGCCCGGAACGCCCGCGAGCACAACGACGTGAACGTGCTCACCCTCGGTTCGCGCAACACGCCGCTCGAGAACGTGCGAAAGATCGTCGCGGCGTTTCTCACCGCCGAGCACAGCGAGCCGCGCCACCGCGCCCGGGTAGCGAAGATCGTCGCGGTCGAGAGCAAGTACTCTCGTCCCGCCTGA
- the deoC gene encoding deoxyribose-phosphate aldolase, whose amino-acid sequence MNASAPHADLAALIDHTLLKPDATEEQIEQLCAEAIDHGFVTVCIQPTWVRLAARVLQGTKVGVCTVAGFPLGANTADVKAYETRRATFDGASEVDMVINIGALKSRDYRTVEEDIRGVTRSCREAGATSKVIIEAALLTREEKIKACAIAAAAGADFVKTSTGFGPGGATVEDVALMREVVGPKLGVKAAGGVRDLKTAQRMVEAGATRIGASAGVRILRESRDEEPLKATAGPPEKY is encoded by the coding sequence CTGAACGCCTCCGCCCCGCACGCCGACCTCGCCGCGCTCATCGATCACACGCTCTTGAAGCCCGACGCGACCGAGGAGCAGATCGAACAACTCTGCGCCGAGGCCATCGACCACGGTTTCGTAACCGTGTGTATCCAGCCGACCTGGGTGCGGCTGGCCGCTCGGGTTCTGCAAGGCACGAAGGTCGGAGTCTGCACCGTTGCCGGGTTTCCTCTCGGCGCGAACACCGCCGACGTCAAGGCTTACGAGACCCGAAGAGCGACGTTCGACGGGGCTTCTGAAGTCGACATGGTGATCAACATCGGAGCCTTGAAGTCCCGGGACTACCGGACCGTAGAAGAAGATATCCGCGGCGTGACGCGCTCTTGCCGCGAGGCGGGTGCGACGAGCAAGGTCATCATCGAAGCGGCGTTGCTGACCCGGGAGGAGAAGATCAAAGCCTGCGCTATAGCCGCGGCCGCTGGAGCCGACTTCGTCAAGACGTCGACCGGTTTCGGCCCCGGGGGTGCCACGGTCGAAGACGTGGCCCTGATGCGGGAAGTCGTCGGGCCCAAGCTCGGGGTGAAAGCCGCTGGAGGCGTGCGCGACTTGAAGACCGCTCAACGGATGGTCGAGGCGGGTGCCACCCGTATCGGCGCGAGCGCCGGCGTGCGCATCCTGCGCGAGTCGCGGGACGAGGAACCTTTGAAGGCGACCGCTGGTCCGCCGGAAAAGTACTAG
- a CDS encoding XdhC/CoxI family protein yields MSHRPKSVFFELEQAIQRGEAVALVTILETRGSTPQKAGAKMVVGRDGRLKGTVGGGCVESEILRRAQRAIETRRCEIGSYDFNADEDENGLICGGSMKVFIEPVLPPPRLYVIGAGHVAMPVAQIAKIAGFEVVVLDDRMKYANEERFPEADIVKAGPIPQLAREFPYGDNAYVVIVTRGHKEDEEALRAFIEEDTAYIGLIGSVSKIEKIFHRLERDGVSRERLDRVHSPMGLDLGGSTPGEIAVSIVSELIAVRYQRTGKSMKFTERQEFFGRV; encoded by the coding sequence TTGAGCCACCGACCCAAGTCCGTATTCTTCGAGCTCGAGCAGGCCATCCAGAGAGGTGAGGCGGTCGCCCTGGTCACCATCCTGGAGACGCGCGGGTCGACTCCCCAGAAAGCCGGCGCCAAGATGGTGGTCGGCCGCGACGGTCGCCTCAAGGGAACGGTTGGCGGCGGCTGCGTCGAGAGCGAGATCCTGAGGCGTGCCCAACGGGCGATCGAGACGCGACGATGCGAGATCGGCAGCTATGATTTCAACGCCGATGAGGACGAGAACGGTCTGATCTGTGGAGGCAGCATGAAGGTGTTCATCGAGCCGGTTCTCCCACCACCCCGCCTCTACGTGATTGGCGCGGGCCACGTTGCCATGCCCGTGGCCCAAATCGCCAAGATAGCCGGGTTCGAGGTGGTCGTGCTCGACGACCGCATGAAATACGCGAACGAGGAACGATTTCCCGAGGCCGACATCGTGAAAGCGGGACCCATTCCCCAGCTCGCCAGGGAGTTTCCGTACGGTGACAACGCCTACGTCGTGATCGTTACCCGCGGCCACAAGGAAGACGAGGAAGCCCTCAGAGCATTCATCGAGGAGGACACGGCCTACATCGGTCTCATAGGAAGCGTTTCCAAGATCGAGAAGATCTTCCACCGGCTCGAACGTGACGGGGTGTCGCGGGAGCGCCTCGATCGCGTCCACTCCCCGATGGGCCTCGACCTCGGTGGATCGACCCCGGGAGAGATCGCGGTCTCGATCGTCTCCGAGCTCATCGCGGTTCGGTACCAGCGTACGGGAAAATCGATGAAGTTCACCGAGCGCCAGGAGTTCTTCGGCAGAGTCTAG
- a CDS encoding nucleotidyltransferase family protein: protein MKLGILLAAGASTRMRRPKLELPLEGSSILGASVAVLLACPFERVRVVVAPGTNPLLDEDPRLEIVLNPEAGEGIASSIRAGLGVLGEQWAIAAIALADLPLIRSATVRKLLEVADETGSPIVYPTYRGEQGHPVLWGRELFDELRALRGDRGAKSLLAMYRDRSVAVPVDDPGVCLDIDTPQDYAKALKSLAG from the coding sequence ATGAAGCTCGGCATCCTGCTTGCGGCTGGTGCGTCCACTCGCATGCGCCGACCCAAACTCGAGCTGCCCCTCGAGGGGTCATCGATCCTCGGAGCGAGCGTCGCGGTCTTGCTCGCTTGTCCGTTCGAGCGCGTTCGGGTCGTCGTCGCTCCGGGCACGAACCCCTTGCTCGACGAAGACCCGCGGCTCGAGATCGTACTCAACCCCGAGGCCGGTGAAGGAATTGCGAGCTCGATCCGGGCGGGCCTTGGCGTTTTGGGAGAACAATGGGCCATCGCCGCCATCGCGCTCGCCGATCTTCCTCTCATCCGTTCCGCGACGGTGAGAAAGCTGCTCGAGGTCGCCGACGAAACCGGTTCGCCGATTGTCTACCCAACCTATCGCGGTGAGCAGGGCCATCCCGTGCTGTGGGGGCGGGAGCTCTTCGACGAGCTTCGCGCGCTCCGCGGCGACAGGGGCGCCAAGTCATTGCTGGCAATGTATCGCGACCGAAGCGTAGCGGTTCCAGTGGACGACCCGGGAGTGTGTCTCGACATCGATACGCCCCAGGACTATGCTAAGGCGTTGAAGTCTCTAGCGGGGTGA
- the yqeC gene encoding selenium cofactor biosynthesis protein YqeC, with protein sequence MSVGRGDIVSVVGAGGKTTLVYALAIELRKRGLSVVVTSTTHMQMPPRATTAPPLVVAEEEDNWLTTLKTRIARYGAATLVERRQRDDKLEGIDVVTVDPLRSLADTILIEADGARSRSLKTPAAHEPVVPDETTIAVVLAGMDVLGSTLDEEHVHRLDHVLRLTGAARGDRVSETIIADCIIDGYLPRLPRRARPVVLLNKASEDRLQASETLARMLVDRGAAEVLFGEALKPHQCFYRVKAHR encoded by the coding sequence ATGTCGGTCGGGCGAGGAGACATCGTGAGTGTGGTGGGCGCCGGAGGAAAGACCACACTCGTGTACGCGCTTGCCATCGAGCTGAGAAAACGCGGGCTGTCCGTCGTGGTGACCTCAACGACGCATATGCAGATGCCGCCCAGGGCGACGACCGCGCCACCGCTCGTGGTCGCGGAGGAGGAAGACAACTGGCTCACGACGCTGAAGACCCGTATCGCCCGTTACGGAGCCGCCACTTTGGTGGAGCGCAGGCAGCGTGACGACAAGCTCGAGGGAATCGACGTCGTGACGGTCGACCCGCTGAGGTCTCTCGCCGACACGATTCTCATCGAGGCGGACGGAGCGAGGAGTCGATCGCTCAAGACACCCGCCGCTCACGAGCCAGTCGTGCCCGACGAGACCACGATCGCCGTCGTTCTCGCGGGAATGGACGTGCTCGGCTCGACTTTGGACGAGGAGCACGTTCACCGGCTCGACCACGTGCTGCGGCTGACGGGAGCCGCCCGCGGGGACCGCGTCTCCGAGACGATCATCGCCGACTGCATCATCGACGGGTATCTCCCGAGGCTTCCGCGACGCGCGCGTCCCGTTGTTCTCCTCAACAAAGCATCGGAGGATCGCCTCCAGGCGTCGGAGACCCTGGCAAGAATGTTGGTCGATCGCGGGGCGGCCGAAGTCCTCTTTGGCGAGGCGCTGAAACCCCATCAGTGTTTCTATCGCGTGAAAGCTCACCGATGA
- a CDS encoding protein-L-isoaspartate(D-aspartate) O-methyltransferase, whose amino-acid sequence MTSGVPLHHLVRPVGAFLMMFLAGRCSAQDDYDAARRTMIEQHLKGRDITDSAVLEAMAAVPRHLFVPAALRLSAYVDHALPIGGGQTISQPYIVALMTQLAEVDTEDVVLEIGTGSGYQAAILSKLAREVYSIEIRPELAASARQRLSELGYGNVTVKTGDGYIGWEEKGPFDAILVTAAPPEVPPPLVEQLRPGGVMVIPVGEQSTVQKLLRIRKARDESTTTDEIIPVVFVPLVREKG is encoded by the coding sequence GTGACTTCAGGAGTCCCTCTCCATCACCTGGTTCGACCGGTCGGCGCATTCTTGATGATGTTCCTGGCTGGCCGATGCTCGGCCCAGGACGATTACGACGCGGCGCGCCGAACCATGATCGAGCAACACCTGAAGGGACGCGACATCACGGATTCGGCCGTGCTCGAGGCCATGGCCGCCGTGCCACGCCACCTCTTCGTTCCCGCGGCTCTGAGGCTCAGTGCTTACGTCGATCATGCCCTCCCCATCGGGGGAGGCCAGACGATCTCGCAACCCTATATCGTCGCGCTCATGACCCAGCTAGCCGAAGTCGATACCGAAGACGTCGTGCTCGAGATCGGAACCGGCTCTGGATATCAGGCCGCAATCCTCTCGAAGCTCGCTCGCGAGGTTTATAGCATCGAGATCCGACCCGAGCTCGCCGCCTCGGCGCGGCAGCGGCTCTCCGAGCTGGGCTACGGCAACGTGACCGTCAAAACCGGAGACGGCTACATCGGCTGGGAGGAGAAGGGACCGTTCGACGCGATACTCGTGACCGCCGCGCCGCCCGAAGTGCCCCCTCCGCTCGTGGAGCAGCTCCGGCCGGGCGGAGTCATGGTGATTCCAGTGGGAGAGCAGTCGACCGTTCAGAAGCTTCTGCGCATCCGCAAGGCGAGAGATGAATCCACGACGACGGATGAAATCATCCCCGTCGTCTTCGTTCCCCTCGTACGGGAGAAGGGATGA